One window from the genome of Candidatus Aminicenantes bacterium encodes:
- a CDS encoding restriction endonuclease, with protein MLPLLKTFQDGKEKTSKELREEMVSHFNISEDEQNEKIPSGKQPLYYNRVAWAIAYLKMADLISSPARAVYAITEEGKKVLEKPPEKITIVFLKQFDSFSKNRNPEKDTELDDTNQIVEKTPDELIEIGYKQIRNELSSQLLNQIRDCSPYFFEKLVLDLLIKMGYGGSEMANGEVTPKGSDEGIDGIIKEDKLGLDKIYIQAKKWGNCVGRPEIQKFVGALQGKRAKKGIFITMSSFSREALEYADNLDVSVILIDGNKLANYMIENELGVSLKQSYRIYNVDTDYFIEE; from the coding sequence ATGCTTCCTCTCTTGAAGACGTTCCAGGATGGGAAAGAAAAAACATCAAAAGAATTACGTGAAGAAATGGTTTCTCATTTCAATATCTCTGAAGATGAGCAGAACGAAAAAATACCATCGGGGAAACAACCACTTTATTATAATCGTGTAGCTTGGGCAATTGCATATCTAAAAATGGCAGATTTGATTTCATCTCCGGCACGTGCGGTATATGCAATTACAGAGGAAGGCAAAAAGGTTTTAGAAAAACCTCCAGAAAAGATAACAATTGTGTTTCTCAAACAGTTTGATAGCTTTTCAAAGAATCGTAATCCGGAGAAAGATACAGAACTGGATGATACTAATCAAATTGTTGAAAAAACTCCTGATGAATTGATTGAAATTGGATACAAGCAAATAAGGAATGAATTATCCTCTCAACTGCTAAATCAGATCAGAGATTGTTCTCCCTATTTCTTTGAAAAACTTGTTCTAGATCTGCTAATAAAAATGGGGTACGGCGGGTCAGAAATGGCAAATGGAGAGGTTACTCCAAAGGGATCTGATGAAGGAATAGATGGAATAATCAAAGAAGATAAGCTCGGTTTGGATAAAATATATATTCAGGCTAAAAAATGGGGAAACTGTGTTGGTAGACCAGAAATACAGAAATTTGTAGGAGCTCTACAGGGAAAACGCGCAAAAAAGGGCATTTTTATTACCATGTCTTCTTTCTCACGAGAAGCACTGGAATACGCAGATAATCTTGATGTATCAGTAATTCTCATAGATGGTAATAAATTGGCCAACTACATGATAGAGAATGAATTAGGTGTATCATTAAAGCAAAGCTACAGAATATATAACGTTGATACGGATTATTTTATTGAGGAATAG